A single region of the Wenzhouxiangella sp. XN24 genome encodes:
- a CDS encoding arylsulfatase: MILLTLFIAGTAHAQQAERPNILAIWGDDVGMWNISAYHRGMMGGTTPNIDRIAADGMIFMDHYAHASCTAGRASFITGQYPMRTGLSTVGLPGAPQGLQKEDPTLAELLKPMGYATGQFGKNHLGDLDEYLPTAHGFDEFFGILYHLNAGEYPEQIDYPQDPEAIARFGFDKQRGVIHSRRLADGSQEVKDLGPFGRERQRTLESEVLEQSKRFIRDAVGAGQPFFVWHNTTRMHYRTNLSTEYDGKTGLGVYADGMAELDDIVGELLDLLDELGVAENTIVMFATDNGAASNSWPDGGNHPFRGEKGAGGYEGGYRVPVMVKWDGRIPAGVATGEFMSMEDWVPTFMSFLGQPDLKDELKSGKKVGARRYKVHLDGYDQSELVLRNGESKRMDYYYFTETTFHGLRYGPWKLMYTKQDQWFHSGQTVLSTPYITNLDLDPFERFHEARGYEEWQENRAWLFGPAMMQLASFVESFEEFPPRQPSFSPKVDDLNSVLQRMRKQPGAR, from the coding sequence TTGATATTGCTCACCTTGTTTATCGCCGGCACGGCGCATGCGCAGCAGGCAGAGCGCCCCAACATCCTGGCCATCTGGGGCGACGATGTCGGCATGTGGAACATCAGTGCCTACCACCGGGGCATGATGGGCGGCACCACACCCAATATCGACCGCATCGCTGCCGATGGCATGATTTTCATGGACCATTACGCGCATGCATCGTGCACCGCCGGCCGCGCTTCCTTCATCACCGGCCAGTACCCGATGCGAACCGGGCTGAGCACGGTCGGGCTGCCGGGCGCGCCGCAGGGCCTGCAGAAGGAAGACCCGACGCTCGCTGAGCTGCTGAAACCCATGGGGTACGCCACCGGCCAGTTCGGCAAGAACCACCTCGGCGACCTCGACGAGTACCTGCCGACTGCGCATGGTTTCGATGAGTTTTTCGGCATTCTTTACCATCTCAATGCCGGTGAATATCCCGAGCAGATCGACTATCCGCAAGACCCTGAAGCCATCGCCCGCTTCGGCTTCGACAAGCAACGCGGCGTGATTCACTCGCGGCGGCTGGCCGATGGCAGCCAAGAAGTGAAAGACCTGGGTCCGTTCGGTCGGGAACGCCAGCGCACCCTCGAGAGTGAAGTTCTCGAACAGTCCAAGCGCTTCATCCGCGACGCCGTCGGCGCCGGCCAGCCATTTTTTGTCTGGCACAACACCACGCGCATGCACTACCGGACCAACCTTTCGACGGAGTATGACGGCAAGACGGGCCTCGGCGTATATGCCGATGGCATGGCTGAACTCGACGATATTGTCGGGGAGTTGCTCGACCTGCTGGACGAGCTCGGCGTGGCCGAAAACACGATCGTGATGTTCGCGACCGACAACGGGGCTGCGTCCAACTCCTGGCCGGATGGCGGAAATCATCCGTTCCGGGGCGAAAAGGGCGCGGGCGGCTACGAAGGCGGCTATCGGGTCCCGGTGATGGTGAAGTGGGACGGGCGCATTCCCGCGGGCGTGGCTACGGGCGAATTCATGAGCATGGAAGACTGGGTGCCCACCTTCATGTCTTTTCTCGGCCAGCCCGACCTGAAGGACGAATTGAAGTCCGGCAAAAAGGTCGGCGCACGCCGATACAAAGTTCATCTCGACGGCTACGACCAGAGCGAGCTGGTTCTGCGCAACGGTGAATCGAAGCGCATGGACTACTACTACTTCACCGAAACCACCTTCCATGGACTCCGCTACGGTCCATGGAAACTGATGTATACGAAGCAGGATCAGTGGTTTCATTCCGGCCAGACCGTATTGAGCACGCCGTATATCACCAACCTCGATCTCGACCCCTTCGAGCGTTTTCACGAGGCCCGCGGCTATGAGGAGTGGCAGGAAAATCGTGCGTGGTTGTTCGGCCCAGCCATGATGCAGCTGGCGAGCTTCGTCGAGAGCTTCGAGGAGTTTCCTCCGCGGCAGCCGAGTTTTTCTCCCAAGGTGGACGACCTGAACTCCGTCCTGCAGAGAATGCGTAAGCAACCCGGAGCACGCTGA
- the aqpZ gene encoding aquaporin Z has translation MKKYAAEFVGTFWLVLGGCGSAVLAAAFPEVGIGLLGVSLAFGLTVLTMAYAIGHISGCHLNPAVSVGLWAGGRFPAKELIPYILAQVVGGIVAGGILYLIASGKAGFDVADGFASNGYGEHSPGGYTMQAALITEIVMTMMFIIVILGATDKRAPVGFAPIAIGLCLTLIHLISIPVTNTSVNPARSTGVALYVGDWATAQLWLFWVAPLIGGALGAVVYRFIGKSDD, from the coding sequence ATGAAAAAATATGCGGCAGAGTTTGTCGGAACGTTCTGGCTGGTTCTCGGCGGTTGTGGCAGCGCAGTGCTTGCGGCAGCGTTCCCTGAAGTCGGTATCGGCCTCCTGGGTGTGTCGCTTGCCTTCGGCCTCACAGTACTCACCATGGCCTATGCGATCGGACACATATCAGGCTGTCACCTCAACCCGGCCGTTTCCGTCGGTCTGTGGGCGGGCGGGCGATTCCCGGCAAAGGAACTCATCCCTTACATCCTCGCCCAGGTGGTTGGCGGCATCGTGGCGGGAGGGATCCTTTACCTGATCGCCAGCGGCAAGGCCGGCTTTGACGTTGCCGACGGATTCGCCTCGAATGGTTACGGAGAGCACTCGCCGGGCGGTTACACGATGCAGGCGGCGTTGATCACCGAGATCGTCATGACGATGATGTTCATCATTGTCATCCTCGGCGCCACCGATAAACGCGCCCCAGTTGGTTTCGCGCCGATAGCAATTGGCCTGTGCCTGACATTGATTCACCTGATCAGTATTCCGGTGACCAACACCTCGGTGAATCCGGCGCGCAGCACCGGCGTGGCGCTCTACGTCGGGGACTGGGCGACTGCGCAACTCTGGCTCTTCTGGGTTGCACCGCTTATCGGCGGAGCTCTTGGGGCAGTTGTTTACCGTTTCATTGGCAAGTCCGACGATTGA